A genomic stretch from Scatophagus argus isolate fScaArg1 chromosome 19, fScaArg1.pri, whole genome shotgun sequence includes:
- the slc30a2 gene encoding zinc transporter 2: MNTCLLCPCSSFPDSDFPFKNGGMAGAIELKQPVGAHCHGAKDLACEDSVDKLMAKKKLYIASAVCLIFMIGEVIGGYLAHSLAIMTDAAHLLTDFGSMMVSLFSLWISSRPPTKTMNFGWHRSEILGALISVISIWIVTGALVYLAIERIVRNDYEIDGHVMLVTSGCAVIVNIIMACILHHSTTFHAHGSGYRQMDEDGQSPVGHGHSHALLSGHGNTSVRAAFIHVVGDLLQSIGVMVAATIIYIRPEYKVADPICTFLFSVFVLCTTVTILRDVFRILMEGSPKGIEFNSVKEVLLSVKAVKSMHSLHLWALTVGQALVSVHLAIEEGADAQSVLQEATDLLNTKFGFYSVTIQVELYSDDMSHCFHCQDPSD; this comes from the exons ATGAACACATGCCTTCTGTGTCCCTGCAGCTCCTTTCCAGATTCCGACTTCCCTTTTAAAAATGGAGGCATGGCTGGTGCCATCGAACTGAAACAACCCGTCGGCGCCCACTGCCACGGCGCCAAAGACCTGGCGTGTGAGGACAGTGTGGACAAGCTGATGGCCAAGAAGAAACTCTACATCGCTTCAGCCGTGTGCCTCATCTTCATGATTGGCGAAGTCATAG GAGGCTACCTGGCCCACAGTCTGGCCATCATGACGGACGCAGCCCACCTGCTGACGGATTTTGGCAGTATGATGGTGAGCCTGTTCTCCCTGTGGATCTCCTCGAGACCGCCCACCAAAACCATGAACTTCGGATGGCACAGATCAG AGATCCTCGGGGCTCTCATCTCAGTCATTTCCATCTGGATTGTCACGGGGGCTCTGGTCTATTTAGCCATCGAGAGGATTGTACGCAACGACTATGAGATTGATGGCCACGTAATGTTAGTCACCTCCGGCTGTGCTGTCATCGTCAATATAAT cATGGCCTGCATCCTCCATCATTCCACCACCTTCCACGCCCACGGCAGCGGTTATCGGCAGATGGACGAGGACGGCCAGAGTCCCGTGGGTCACGGCCACTCCCACGCGCTCCTCAGTGGCCACGGCAACACGAGCGTCCGGGCCGCCTTCATCCACGTGGTCGGGGACCTGCTGCAGAGCATCGGTGTCATGGTGGCAGCTACCATCATCTACATTCGG CCCGAGTACAAAGTCGCAGATCCCATCTGTACGTTCCTGTTCTCCGTCTTCGTCCTCTGCACCACCGTCACCATCCTCAGAGATGTCTTCAGGATACTCATGGAAG ggtctCCTAAAGGAATCGAGTTTAACTCAGTGAAGGaggtgctgctgtctgtgaagGCTGTGAAGTCGATGCACAGTCTGCACCTGTGGGCTCTGACCGTGGGCCAGGCACTGGTCTCTGTTCACCTGGCCATAG AGGAGGGTGCTGATGCTCAGTCTGTGCTGCAGGAAGCAACTGACCTGCTCAACACCAAGTTTGGTTTCTACAGCGTCACCATCCAGGTGGAGCTCTACTCTGACGACATGAGCCACTGCTTCCACTGCCAGGACCCCAGTGACTGA